TTATGCGTGTCAATAAGTTCCTTGTtctgtttaaaaatttgtttgcgccGCAAAGCTTCGTTTTGATCCTCGTATAGCTTTTCATGCTTAGATCGAAAACTACTCCACTCTGTTTCCAGAACATCGGTATAGGCTAATCCCTGAACGATCGCGACAAATATCAAAGACAAAACAACTGAAGCAACGGATTTCATCTTGAACACTGTTTAACATTTTGAgaatgtttgtattttataccCGCAAATGGACCATAGAGGCAATACATAAGCCCgcatagaaaaaaattattgcgttatcattattatatgtatatatatgtacatcattattatgtttatatatatatttaaaaacagtgtatagtgtttatatatttgatgttttatatattatatacgtTTCTACATTGTGTTAATTTATGTACTTATGAATGCATATGGTATTGGATATATTGTTGTTGGAAAGTACTTTTACTCCTTAGTTATCCTTCATATTTCCAAAGGACATTCATATTCGTAATTTTTGGTACTAGATCAATcgagctgctgcctttgaggcattaattaataatcaagtAAATAAGCTAATAATTCACCAAAGCACAAGCTTGTTTATGCTATTTGCTTCCTACCGTTATCCTTCGCAATTCCAAAAAATGACCATGCATTATTCGTACTCCTGGGCACCAAactctatcgatctgcattcAAAGAATTTTCCAGAAATtggcacaaaaaaatatttctgaaaAAATTCATGGGGGGTCAGTCGCAAAAATTGGtcccaaaaaacacaaattgtccTTTTTCTCGGAAACTGCTAGGACGATTTACAAGAATGTATTTTGGCATACAAGTAGTGCTCATCAAGACCTTTCAGAATATAccactcaaaggacgaaagtccttacaggagcggagaaaaacagcattttctgtatacagaaAAACGGCTATATCTCGCGTATTCTTTGCAGGATCAGGACCAAATTAGGGCCAAACGATGTTGATTTAATAGGGCTATCAACTGACCAAAGGACATCCGGATCGTCCTTGTAGTTCCGGAGATAATGACCATTTTGTGATTTTGGCCATCTCCTTGCGACCTGGAGCTGAAAAATTTCTAAGTTAATGGATAATAACATGaccccatatttttttgatgcagatcgatagagtCTTGTCCTGTGAGTGTCGCAAACcaaacattttgaaaatgcGATAGGATATAGCCGAGATATGGCCAGTTTCCTTTACAAGATAATCAGTGCtctgcaactgcaaattgttgcatactttcgaGCTGAactatgtaaacaaaaatgacttaggcaacaaacttgcttATTTgccaagttcgttgcctaagtcatttTGGGTGGTGAcccaagttcgttgcctaagtctttttaCATGAAGGCGACCAGCTGCTGATTTCTGTTCGCCTGGTACTTCAGCTGCACTTTGGCTACTTTGCGCGTGATGAAAATTAATGTGACGTCAGCACAGAGCGCCTAATATTTACCATTGCATACCATAAGGGGTTTCATATAAGAAAAACTATGTTGAAGTAAATCCATAACTTGGCCAAATCCTTGCgtattttcaaaattgttgtgtTGCCGGATCCACAGGACGATCAAGGATTATGGTATCATCCAAAAATCTATCGACATGAAATTTTTCAGTTACAGAGCGCAGTTGCCAAGATACAAAACCACAAGGACGATACGGTTATTCTCGGCTCCTGCAAGGACTTTTGTCCTTTGAGTGGTATATTCCAGAAGGCCTTCAGGAGCACTTCCTCCATGCTAAAGGACATCGGCATCAGGGTTGTAGTTGTGGAAATAAAGCCCAGCAAAGGGATAATACAGGACATTTTAACTTAGAAactgttctttttgtttaatttcataaattcgCACTTATAGATTAACTTATATCTGTATTGTACACGagttatgaaaaaaatatatattataaaatataaaatttgcaatagtAAAAATGCCAAGggaaataaatagaaaacagTTAAGGCCTagatttcataattttaaataaagttaaaacttaatAAGCTAAGTAATTTGTctgcagcaacaagaacaatacGTGCAATTTACAAATCGGTCATCTCTTGCTGAGATTCGTAAACAGCGCAAGCGGCAGAGTTGGCCATCACTTTACCAGACGTTGACGCCTGATCCTCGCTTGTAATACGTGTAAGCAGCTCGGCCTGAATGCGTTTGAGCACCTCGACAACCTCGCAGAGCACACCGCTTTGCGCTGCCTGTTGCATGGCTTCGTTGGCATCGACAAGAGCTTCGTTGAGCGCGCCCAGCTCCATGCGCGCCTTGGCACGGGCATAGTATCCCTCGTAGCTGTGCGGCTTTTGCAGTATGGCTTGCGTGGCCAAATCTATGGAGGCATCAAGTTCCTGCAAAACAATGGAACACAATTagtaaattaatgcaaagccATTGGCCAGTTGGACTTACATTCAATTTACGCTTGCAACGCGATAGATTCAGCAGCAGATTGGTGCGCAGCTGGGCAAAGACCGCATTACGTTCGAGCAACTGTTCCAGTCCCGAGATCTTTCGCAACGCATACTGGTAGCGATGAGCAGCATCCTGAAAGCGATTCTTGCGATACAGCACATTGCCATCCTCGAGTAGCTTGTTGAGCAGCACCACCAAAATTTCCGGCTTGCCCATAGCCATGCTCCAGGTAGTGGGTCCGAGTTTGGCGCCCTTGCGCAAAAACACCTGCACCGCTTGTATATTGCGACAGGCAATTGCACGGTCCAATGGACGCATGCCATGCACATCAATATGTTCGAGATTGGCGCCCTGCTCCAGCAGATAAAGCACAAGACTGGCTGCACCCTGGTACGCAGCCAAGTCCAGAGCAGTGCGTCCATTGTGATCCTCATGCTGACGATTGCAGCCGTGCTCCAAGAGACATTTGGCTGCCGCCAAATGACCACGCAGACATGCCCAGCTGAGCGCAGTGAAACCTTCGTGATCCTGCGCCTCCTTGGCGGCGCCgcgtgccagcagcagctccaaaaGCTCCAGATGTCCCTCTTCGGCGGCAATCATCAAAGGCGTTTTGCGTGTCTGCCCCAGCGGCTCATCCAGCAATGCAccacgctgcagcagctgctccaccaCGCTCCAATGTCCCTCCTTCACAGCCAGCCACAGAGCCGTATAGCCCTGTCGATTGCGAGCTTCCAGTTGCGCGCCACGCGACAAGAGTATATTGATTACATCCACGCAGCCATGACGCGCAGCGGCTGTTAAGGCCAACTCGCCGCTGCTGGGCTCCAGGCCATTCACATTAACGCTCTGCTCCTGCAGCTCCTGCTCATTGAGATCCAGCAGATCCTCCAGGATCTTAACATGCGACTGCGCAGCGGCGCCTATGAGCGCTTGCTGCAGCGCAAGCGCGCGGCTGACATCTTGGGAGCGCGCACGTGGCGACCAATCGCAAGCCAATAGATACTGCACCACCAGTTCGTAGCCCATGCGTGCGGCATGCACCAAAGCGCAACGTTGTGTGGTATCCTGTTGACCCAAGCTGCTGCCGGCGGCTACCAGGCGACGCACCACATCGCAGTGTCCTCGCATGGCTGCCAGTATGAGCGGCGTGCAGCCTTGACTGTTGGTCAAACCCACATCGGCGCCAAACTCCAGCAGCAGACTGACCATAGGCAGAATGCCCTCGTGAGCAGCAATGCAAAGTATGGGCGCATCGCCCATATAATCCGTGCGATGATCCGGCGAGGCGCCAGCCAGCAGTACCAAACGCGATACCTTCACATTGGGACTGTACACATTGCGCAGAGCGCCCAAGGCGCCAGAGATGTTATCCGCTACGCCGGCCAGCCAATAGGCCTGCAGATCGCGTGCTGACAACGCCGCCTGGCTGTTGCTATAAAGATGCGCCTTGAGCATATGGTGACCCAGCTCCAGTGTTAGCTGCGGCTGCAGCGGCGCCTGCAGGCGCGACAGCCTAAATGCTATGCCCGCATGACCCAAGCGCGCATCACAGAGAAACTTTTGGGATTCGCCCTCGTCGCGTCGCATTAGCCATTCACGCAAGGCGCTGTGAAAGAACATGTAGGTGTTGTCCAAGCGCTTGATCAGGAAGCCGTCCAGCAGCTTGAAACGTTGGATGAACTGCGGCCAGCTGATCGGCTCCTGGCCCTGCTGCAGTGCCTCTATGCTGTAGTAAATCTCGTCCAGCGTCAGGGGATACAGCGCAGCCAGGCAGACATTGAGTATGGGTTGCGTTTGCTCAAAGCTGCGTGCGGTGGGAAAGCGCAGATTGAAGTGCAGCAGAAAGATTTGCGCCAGAGACACGGGCAGCACCTTGTAGCTAGTCGACTTGACCACCAGCTGACCACGTGCTATTAGGTCCAGTATAAGCTTGGCGTACAGCATGGAGCCGCGGCTCAGCGACTGCAGATGTGAAACAAACTTGGCCTGCGAGCTGTGTCCGCCCTGCTGTCCGCCGATATTATGTTGGATTTCCATGCTAtgttgtatgcgtgtgttgaTATAGTCTAGCATATcctgctgcagcgcttggcTGCTGGCCCAGCTGTCCAGTGTGAGCTGCGTATAGCTCGGCGCCTTCACTAGCTCCAGCATCTGGGTGCGCACCGTGGCCACGAGCTTAAGCCAGGCAGGAAAATGTGGCGTCAGTTGAGCTAGAAAGCTTGCTATGGTGTGTCCGTGATCCGGACGATGATACTCTGCTTCACAGAGTGCATCCACTAAGATAATACCAAGCTTGGCGTGTATTTTGCCCGCACGCTGTAGTTGAGCAAGTGGCTCCAGTATGGCCAAGCGCATGACACGCTGCGCATCGGCAATGCACTCACGCACGCTCAGTATATCCTGCAGATGTGGCTCCGAGAGCAAGTAATCTCTATACGCTGTTAGCTGCGGCGCTTGGCAGAGTTGAGCGGCCAGCGAGTGCACAAAGTCCGGTACCTGGCAGGTGAGATTCGCATCTGCCTGGCAAAAATGATAGCCCACCATGTGCGAAGCCAAGCCACGCAGGCGTTCGTTCTGCGCCGTCAGCTGGCTGTAAATGGCATCTGCATCCTCTTGCAAATGTGCCTGCATTTGGCGGCGACCAAAGCAAGAGTACTCCACTAGTTGCAAACAGAAGGCTGTCTTGCCTGTGCCTGGTTGGCCGTTGATCAGCACCACGCGCGTATCGGTGCCCAACAAGATGTTGGATAGCTCCTGCACCAGCCACTGGCGACCCGCATATGGCGGATCTGGCTCCTGCAGCGGCACCTCAAAGAACAACGGCTTTAAGGCCAGCTGCACTGCagccagagctgctgctgccgccgcacGCTTGGGATTGACTGCGGGGCCTCCGGCTACAGCCTGACTGGCAGCTCCACTAGTTACTGCTGCGCCATTGCTGGgcaattgctgtttgctgcgacgtgcaacatttttgcgtGTCTTCAATGCTGGGACTGCTTCATAAGCATGTTCTGGCTGCTGCAGAGCgcaattcattttgaatttgctgcttagACTAAGCGTGTCATCCTTGCTGGTGGTCGCCACCGACAGTTGACTGCCACTGAGACCCACTGCGGAGCCGCTGGCCAGCGTCTGCTCCggactactgctgctgctgtcgttagTGCCAGCATTGGTGCTGCTCGACAATGTGGTGGAGTTGCCATTGtgatcgctgctgctgctgcaactattgttgttgtcattgagCAGCAAGCCCAGACGCGTGCGCAGCTGatccttttgctgctgctgctccagacACAAAACATCGCTGCCTGTAAATGGAAAAAGTAAACACGAACTAATGAGAAACTGTAAGGCAATTAAAAACTACTGAACATGCATTAATGAGCTTacatcaattatttttgattaatataataagtaaTTAACTTTGTTAAGCTTTGTTAGCAGCTGAAAAAGAAATGTCACTGCTATCGATTGTaaatctatcgaactgcatcaACACGGCAACTCTAGAACGAAAGCCAGGCTTGCCACATAGTGAGCGACAAAAATACTAAATCAACCATTCACAATGGTCTAAGTTGTtagaattcaaattaaaacaattaaatgttaaataaaatgaacgACATGCGTATGAAATGTTTGGAAATGTAATCCTGCCTGCTAGTTGATTAAGTCCCGCCTCGCTGGAGTTGGAGGAGTTAACGCTCCACAGCGATTTAATTTTGCCAAATACCAAAGAGGATAAATGACCCGCGTAGACAGAAGTGCCTGCCAGGCTCAAACGATTCAAGCGATTCTCGCTATTGGCGCCATGCTCCGTGGATGTTTTcagattgttgttgctcatatGCTTGCGACGACGACGCGTTACCGCTGAGTCCGAGCAGGTGGAGGTGTTCAAAGCGTTTGCCTCCTTGCTGTTAacttgatgatgatgatggtgatttGGTGTATGATCTAAATGCATGAGTGGAAGTGGAGGAGAAGGTTGTGGTAGTAAAAGCAATAGAGACCCAGCACCTTTGACTTGATTGCAAACTTAAAGAAACTTACAGCCTGACAGCGTGGACGAGGTGTCCAGTGGATAGCCGCCATTAGAGGCAGTGCGTCGATGTCCAGTGAGGGCGCTGCGCAGATTCTTGTGATTGAAGAAACGTCTGCGTGTCGGAGGCGTGGCAAAGGCGGGCGCATTGTTCAAGTCGACATATGGCAagtgtaaattgttgttgattgcagtttgttgctgctgttgttgttgttgttgctgttgttgcaactgctgcttggCGGCGCCGTTATGATGTATATCCACAGTTACGGTGTGTGTATTGCCAGCATAGCCAgtgctgttgccattgttgttgttgttgctgctgctggtgccgctTGCCGCACGCGGCAACTTGCCAATGCTTGCATAGCGTTGATATTCCGGCGACTCCTGGCGATGCTGCTGCAATgagatatgtgtgtgtgtgtgcttggacTATAAGTactgtatatacatatgtatacgtTTCATAGGTTTATCAATGATGAAAGTTTGCCACACCAAAAGCTGccacaacaatcaacaaatttgtttttggcacaTCGAACTGTGGGGCCAAAAGAAAAGCGTGCCACAATTGATTCGTTATGTCTACGAGCTGGGCTAACGACTTAAGCTGCAGGCCTTGGGAGCCAGAGCGGGCTGCAAACACGCTCAATAAGAGCTAATTGGAGCAGGGAGTGTAAAGAGAGGTCAAAGCGATCTAAAGTCGAAGCGAGTTCCTAAGAATATTCAGTGCTAACTGTACCTGTAGGATGAACTAACTAACATAGTTTATGCATTTGTACTCTTAACATTGCTGTCCATACATCATCAGCTCTTTAGTCAAGCAAATCTAAGCTCCAACCCACACATTGAAGCACAGCCCATGCAGCTGGTTAGTGCAACCTCCGCAGTCTTGTTGCTTAAATCAGAACATACTCATCTCAACTACATTGGCCGGCCAACTCAactcaatatatttatgtgtgtgtggcgggCTTACCCCTCTCGATCTGGGGGCAACAACTTGTGGCGATCTGTACGATTAGCCAAAAAGCTGTTGGCGTTGCGCTGTCTGCAAACCGAAATGTTTGCGTTGGCCGCTCGCCGCCAAAAGTCCATTTTCACtcaaaatgcaacaactgtCAAGTGTATTTAGAGCCAGACGCTCAGAGCTCAGCTCTGTGGCCATCCTGTGGCCCCAGCTAATGAACTGCaaatcattttttgttgtgtctggTCTGCGTTggtttttctcttttctttGCTTGGGTTAAAGCAATTTAGAACCAGTTGCtgcactgtgtgtgtgggttaaaCAGAGAGCCAAACAGCTGAGGATCACAGGATGGCTTTAATTGACAGGCAggtaaaaaagcaaagaactTGTAGGTagcataaattgttaagctttaaGCAGTAGTAGAAGAAGTTATGGCCATGGCCATAACATCCTGTTTTCTAAGCTTAACCTGTTCACCCAACTTCAAGTTCTGCAGCTCTGAGTCTGAGGATGCTTCCGTTGTCAGTTGCTTGGCATCATCGAGTGGGCATCAGCTGCCCACAGAGACAGTTAACGTGGATTGGGTTAAAGCTCTAAAGGACACACGCATTTGCTAAAGTCTGCGGCTTATCGATCGGCTATATACACTTAGCTTTCAAACTTGACTTATAATTAAGTTACGCTACATTTCGATTCGATGCAATTCGTTACGACCACAGCGCAGCATAGGAAAGGCTTTCTTTAAACTAGTTCGCATAGCTAGCGGCCTCACTCTCTTTCTGACTTGCTATCTACTTGTATCTGACGCTTATCGTTGGACGACTCCCGCGGTGGCGTTTTAATTGGCCACATCATTTTGATTAAGTTGTagcttgaaaattaattaacaaattatgcgCGCCACAGCAAGCattggaaattgaaaattactGTGTCTTGTTTAGCAGTCgtttaaaagcataaaaaactaaCATAACACACAGATGAATTTTCACTTTTCTACACAACACAAATTGCTAAGAGATAGTGCCAGAGATATTATGGCTATTAGCATATACAAGTGAGAGGCGAGAGATCCTTGACTGTGCCCCAGAGAGCTTGCCACAAAGCAAGCGCTGCTGATCTTGTCGAGTAGAACCAATATATGAGCCCCTAAGGGAACGTTGCCGTTAAGCTGCGCaggtgcaacagcagccgtgCCTCAATTGGGCGACGTAATTGTAATATGACAACAACCCGCATTAATTTggctacaacaaaaacaaaaaggaaaaaaaactTGAAGCTGCAACGGCAATGCAATTACCGCAGCCATTTAATGATCAACTTTTGGTCAAGCTGGCAACAAGATTAATGTTTCATTCAAGAATTCGATTTTCAGACAAGCCAGACActcagcagcggcaacagcagccgcagccgtaGCCACAACAggtttaaaataatatttggcaaaatatgaacaaaaataaaatggcaaaaaatattgcttgtTTAGCTGCGGGGCACtgcaagaacaacagcagcgttAGCGAGCAACAACGATACAACTGTGAAAGCTCTGGCGGGTGTCCCAGACGATGTTTTGTGGACACCAAGCCAGGCAACGACTTGGCCCCcaatattttggtttttaggCTTGGCTTGCAGTTGTTTGGCcactgcataaaaataaagcaacaaaagcgatatttttaacaacattttgcttgtgttgaaaaataattgtttaaatgtcATAAAAATCGCTGCACTCAACTGCAACAAGCTGGAAATTGAAAAGCGTTGAAATGCATATCACAAAATGCACTGAGCGAGCAGCTAACGAAACGATAAATTTGCATGCGAATTGCTTGACATTAGATAAAGCTATGGGTGGTTGGTGGCCAAGACATAAAGCAAggtgcaattaaaatgcaaagctttgaatgtcaaaataacaaaagtaaaacgctttaatttaaggctggcaaaatgcataaaagttcTATAAACTTTGCTTGGAAACTCGAGAGCgctttaaacatttgcatttaatgaagcaaacacaaatagcAAATGTGTTGCCCAACTCTTGCACCCTCTGCCTACTCCTACACTTGGCCCAGAGACTCTAGTTATAGCCAAGCTGCCTGCACTCGCTCGGCGCACATtctgtgcatttgttttttatgagAACTATTTGCGTTTTGGCtggctttgcttatttatgcaCTCGCCGCCGCGCTTGTATCAAATTTCGATTGCCAAATCATTTGGAGCGcacattattaaaatacatataaattgtgTTGGTTTTAGCGTATTGTAatcaaggcagcagcagaattgTGGGCTCAGGTGTTTCGAAATTGGTCGAGTCTGGGGCTTGGCTCTGGGCACAAATGGCGCGTAATTGCGAACAAAGTGCTTTAGACTATAACTAGATAGCTCTTGTGGAGTTGAGTTGCTAATGAGTGTATTcatagtaaataatttatgttgtaaTTCGAAGCTCAGCTGCAGTCTGTTAATAACAGCAGCTTGTACATACTGTTAACATAACAAAAAGCTGTTAATGCGCATGCTCCAAATGATTGCCATCTGCAattagtaaatttataaagaaatgtTGTTCAattagttgaaatattttcacagCTCAGCTCGGGGTTTGTTGCATCATCGACACCAGCACGCCACCGATGCTTTCAACTTTCGCTTTGCAGCAAATGATCCATTCGAAACAACAGCACTAATGAAACGATAAACAAAAGACCACAACCGACCGAAGTAAAAGTGACCCAAGAAATTAATCAACTAAGCAAATAGTGTAAATCAGTGTGGACTGCAATGCACTGTGAtcataaacaaatagttagCTGAAGTGCAGCAGtgagcaaaatattattaactaactacgtttttaataaagtagtttggtttaattaattgcctggccgtgtgtgtttgctgtttggcaaattaatcaacaactgccaaagaaaatgcaaagtgCAGTTCGCAACATGGTTAAACCACATTCAAAGTGAACTGAAGCGAGAGAGCACGAGAGATGGCGAGCGAGAtagttgcaaaatttaatgcatttatttaacgatcgataaattgaaatgcagcGCGACGACAACCGAATTGCGCAAAAATATTATGACCATCGTCATGTGGCATATATCAAAGGCGGCCTACTACCAACTACCAACTACTCCccgaaaagcaaaaaagcgaAGCAAACGGAGGCCTGAGAAATTGTTTTCGAACATGCAATTGCCGTGCGATTTATTTGAGGAAGCAGCTCGCATGCCAAAGCTAAAAAGACCACAAAATAGATAAACAAGAGATAAATAGATGCATAGACAGTGAGACTAGACAACAAGTTGCTTGTCAAGCTGCCGccgcagttgctgccgctgctgctgctgttggtgaaATGGCtgagaaaaatataaaaattgtttaactaaGCAGCAAGTGAAATGAAGTTGTTATTTACAGTTATGTGCTTTTTGACATTTTGGAAAGTGCACAAAATCCTTTCGCTGCAGAACTTTGAAGCATAAACAGTAGGCAAAGGTGTTGCCACCCCCCCCACCACTCCCCAACTAGAGTTATTATAAGCAATAGAACCCTAGAGAGCACAACTCATTAACTTTAAACCTTTTTCACGGCGCATTAAAAGTGTAACTAAGCAAAAAGAAAGCTGAGCTTGAGCacataaaaaccaaaagaaGTTAAAATTATTGTGTGCAGCACTTGGCGTTAATCAAAGCGCGTACGTTGCTGTAATTTTGACAATTGTTGGCCTTGGCTCAATCAACACAGTGTGTTTAATTAGGTTTAAGTGAGGCTTGTGCATTAAATCGGTCAGTTTCGAGTGCCTAGTGTAGGGGGCGTGTGAAGTGCCACAGTTATTGATTTCCCAGAAAgtgaaatgcattttcaacTCGCCCGAGTCTGTGAGCAGAACAAGCAGCGAACATTctcccaaaaaaataaaaactatgcaaCGTTGCAGCTTTCTAATGTTGTGTGTCCAGTGCATTTATGACCCTGTTGGGTTTCTTTGCAGCACtaacgagtgtgtgtgtgtgtgtgtgtgtgaaacgtGCCTGGCATGCCAAATAGTAATGAACACTCCAACGCTCGTATGAGTGCAGCACTCAACACTTATGCCCCAATGACCGCAGCGCACTTGAGAGCGCAACTAATCTGCCAAAATTGCAATTGGTGAGAGTCAGTTTAAAGTTCtgcttaaacaataataaatgtttgcttaataaaaGTTGAGTACGAAAGTGAAAGCcacaataaaaacacaaatgtttttgttatcGCTCAAACATTTGTCGGCACTTTTATGCTCAACATATAAATTATGGCGTTAAATTTGaatcaatcaaacaaattacatATTAATTAGTGCGGCCAGAAAGATTTATCAATTGTAATTTTCCACTGACTGGCATAGCTCTAAGCATTTAGTAGAGCTCTGAGTGCTACAATAT
The DNA window shown above is from Drosophila busckii strain San Diego stock center, stock number 13000-0081.31 chromosome 3L, ASM1175060v1, whole genome shotgun sequence and carries:
- the LOC108598291 gene encoding protein TANC2 isoform X5, with product MFSLTNRSSSGKSNKKNIGNDSANCNVNGKDKINFQNNWSCNKTTGRRAGSGYSCSFLDLQSIRRLLEHDASGGTVCPSCRISFDKGKRRKLIDTCGHERCYSCMFRNDQCPMCMNSSLKDVDGANAQGYDTGIGGSTSTIVSPLGSPQPQLRSHAQRNAALARYMQQHRQESPEYQRYASIGKLPRAASGTSSSNNNNNGNSTGYAGNTHTVTVDIHHNGAAKQQLQQQQQQQQQQQQTAINNNLHLPYVDLNNAPAFATPPTRRRFFNHKNLRSALTGHRRTASNGGYPLDTSSTLSGYHTPNHHHHHQVNSKEANALNTSTCSDSAVTRRRRKHMSNNNLKTSTEHGANSENRLNRLSLAGTSVYAGHLSSLVFGKIKSLWSVNSSNSSEAGLNQLAGSDVLCLEQQQQKDQLRTRLGLLLNDNNNSCSSSSDHNGNSTTLSSSTNAGTNDSSSSSPEQTLASGSAVGLSGSQLSVATTSKDDTLSLSSKFKMNCALQQPEHAYEAVPALKTRKNVARRSKQQLPSNGAAVTSGAASQAVAGGPAVNPKRAAAAAALAAVQLALKPLFFEVPLQEPDPPYAGRQWLVQELSNILLGTDTRVVLINGQPGTGKTAFCLQLVEYSCFGRRQMQAHLQEDADAIYSQLTAQNERLRGLASHMVGYHFCQADANLTCQVPDFVHSLAAQLCQAPQLTAYRDYLLSEPHLQDILSVRECIADAQRVMRLAILEPLAQLQRAGKIHAKLGIILVDALCEAEYHRPDHGHTIASFLAQLTPHFPAWLKLVATVRTQMLELVKAPSYTQLTLDSWASSQALQQDMLDYINTRIQHSMEIQHNIGGQQGGHSSQAKFVSHLQSLSRGSMLYAKLILDLIARGQLVVKSTSYKVLPVSLAQIFLLHFNLRFPTARSFEQTQPILNVCLAALYPLTLDEIYYSIEALQQGQEPISWPQFIQRFKLLDGFLIKRLDNTYMFFHSALREWLMRRDEGESQKFLCDARLGHAGIAFRLSRLQAPLQPQLTLELGHHMLKAHLYSNSQAALSARDLQAYWLAGVADNISGALGALRNVYSPNVKVSRLVLLAGASPDHRTDYMGDAPILCIAAHEGILPMVSLLLEFGADVGLTNSQGCTPLILAAMRGHCDVVRRLVAAGSSLGQQDTTQRCALVHAARMGYELVVQYLLACDWSPRARSQDVSRALALQQALIGAAAQSHVKILEDLLDLNEQELQEQSVNVNGLEPSSGELALTAAARHGCVDVINILLSRGAQLEARNRQGYTALWLAVKEGHWSVVEQLLQRGALLDEPLGQTRKTPLMIAAEEGHLELLELLLARGAAKEAQDHEGFTALSWACLRGHLAAAKCLLEHGCNRQHEDHNGRTALDLAAYQGAASLVLYLLEQGANLEHIDVHGMRPLDRAIACRNIQAVQVFLRKGAKLGPTTWSMAMGKPEILVVLLNKLLEDGNVLYRKNRFQDAAHRYQYALRKISGLEQLLERNAVFAQLRTNLLLNLSRCKRKLNELDASIDLATQAILQKPHSYEGYYARAKARMELGALNEALVDANEAMQQAAQSGVLCEVVEVLKRIQAELLTRITSEDQASTSGKVMANSAACAVYESQQEMTDL
- the LOC108598291 gene encoding protein TANC2 isoform X2, whose product is MFSLTNRSSSGKSNKKNIGNDSANCNVNGKDKINFQNNWSCNKTTGRRAGSGYSCSFLDLQSIRRLLEHDASGGTVCPSCRISFDKGKRRKLIDTCGHERCYSCMFRNDQCPMCMNSSLKDVDGANAQGYDTGIGGSTSTIVSPLGSPQPQLRSHAQRNAALARYMQQHRQESPEYQRYASIGKLPRAASGTSSSNNNNNGNSTGYAGNTHTVTVDIHHNGAAKQQLQQQQQQQQQQQQTAINNNLHLPYVDLNNAPAFATPPTRRRFFNHKNLRSALTGHRRTASNGGYPLDTSSTLSGCSDVLCLEQQQQKDQLRTRLGLLLNDNNNSCSSSSDHNGNSTTLSSSTNAGTNDSSSSSPEQTLASGSAVGLSGSQLSVATTSKDDTLSLSSKFKMNCALQQPEHAYEAVPALKTRKNVARRSKQQLPSNGAAVTSGAASQAVAGGPAVNPKRAAAAAALAAVQLALKPLFFEVPLQEPDPPYAGRQWLVQELSNILLGTDTRVVLINGQPGTGKTAFCLQLVEYSCFGRRQMQAHLQEDADAIYSQLTAQNERLRGLASHMVGYHFCQADANLTCQVPDFVHSLAAQLCQAPQLTAYRDYLLSEPHLQDILSVRECIADAQRVMRLAILEPLAQLQRAGKIHAKLGIILVDALCEAEYHRPDHGHTIASFLAQLTPHFPAWLKLVATVRTQMLELVKAPSYTQLTLDSWASSQALQQDMLDYINTRIQHSMEIQHNIGGQQGGHSSQAKFVSHLQSLSRGSMLYAKLILDLIARGQLVVKSTSYKVLPVSLAQIFLLHFNLRFPTARSFEQTQPILNVCLAALYPLTLDEIYYSIEALQQGQEPISWPQFIQRFKLLDGFLIKRLDNTYMFFHSALREWLMRRDEGESQKFLCDARLGHAGIAFRLSRLQAPLQPQLTLELGHHMLKAHLYSNSQAALSARDLQAYWLAGVADNISGALGALRNVYSPNVKVSRLVLLAGASPDHRTDYMGDAPILCIAAHEGILPMVSLLLEFGADVGLTNSQGCTPLILAAMRGHCDVVRRLVAAGSSLGQQDTTQRCALVHAARMGYELVVQYLLACDWSPRARSQDVSRALALQQALIGAAAQSHVKILEDLLDLNEQELQEQSVNVNGLEPSSGELALTAAARHGCVDVINILLSRGAQLEARNRQGYTALWLAVKEGHWSVVEQLLQRGALLDEPLGQTRKTPLMIAAEEGHLELLELLLARGAAKEAQDHEGFTALSWACLRGHLAAAKCLLEHGCNRQHEDHNGRTALDLAAYQGAASLVLYLLEQGANLEHIDVHGMRPLDRAIACRNIQAVQVFLRKGAKLGPTTWSMAMGKPEILVVLLNKLLEDGNVLYRKNRFQDAAHRYQYALRKISGLEQLLERNAVFAQLRTNLLLNLSRCKRKLNELDASIDLATQAILQKPHSYEGYYARAKARMELGALNEALVDANEAMQQAAQSGVLCEVVEVLKRIQAELLTRITSEDQASTSGKVMANSAACAVYESQQEMTDL